Sequence from the Helianthus annuus cultivar XRQ/B chromosome 13, HanXRQr2.0-SUNRISE, whole genome shotgun sequence genome:
GCTATCTTTTGCGACCCAGGTTTTGCGACTTTAATAATGGTCACAAATATTGCGACTGTTCCTAGTTTTGTGGGACTTCGGTTGTGACGGTCTTGACGCGACCGTATTCCGACCGCATGCCTTTTACAAACTGCGATCGTTTTCCGACCGCCTGTCTTTTACAAACTGCGACCGTTTTCCGACCGCCTGTCTTTTGAAGAATTGCGACCATTTTTGCGGTCGCAAtttctattattttttaaaaattatttttatacATTTTCTATTTTAACCTACATATAATGTCAATTTTAAGTTTCACATATTATCAAATTTTCACAAATATATAAAACATCCCACTTGAAACATCAAATACCAAAGTTCTCATAACAAAATACAtattcaaaacaaagtgtttATACGTTTTGAAACATAAGTCGATGATTATACGTTTTGAAACCTAGCTTTTAGCATCGCTTCAATGTTTGCCATCCTTTCATTCATAGCCTCTTTCTCCGCCTTATCTTTCTCTTTTTCCACCACCAATCCCGCAATAATCACGTTCAACCTTTCGATCTAATAAAACCAATGCAAAGTGAAATATTAATGGCCAACAATATcacaatttatacaatttatgaaACTTATTAGCTGCTAATACAATAATATAATAAAGAGAAAATCAGTTTGACTTCTAAGGTTAAATAGCCTATTTTCAATAATATACATACAAAAGTTAACATATTATTGACTGAGAAGTGGTTGCATGAAAAAATAATGTCAATATTTGAGTTTAAACATGTTTGAACCAAACAACTTAAAAGAATAAACATACCTCTTGGGCTTGTTTGCCATGATGCTAAACGTTAAAATCATTCTTAAGATTGCTTAACCCATATACTTTACCTCTCTTCTTTCCCCCTGAAGCTCGGTACCACAATTCTTTGTCAAGTTCTCGGTGCTGGCTACTTTCCTCCCCATACTTCTCCAAAAGATATCCCTCATATTTTACCTACAAATACAACCTAATTTACCATACTTTGCAGTACCGAACCAATAATATAGATACAATAAAATTgttatgtaattttttattatttataaaaaaacaccaGATATGTGAAGTTATAATCTTAATTTAAAAGTGGGCAGAAGATGTGTTGAGGATTTGAGAATGGAAGTATAAGAATAAGAATAAAACCCGAGCTATTGGTTTATTTTAGTCCAGCCCATTTGTTAGGTGTCGCGGTGAGAAAAATAAAACCCGATTTTGAACCCGAACCAAACTTGATTTTGAAGCCAGTTTTAGGGAATCTAGTTTGAAGCCAACCCGAGCCTCGATACCAGTTTGAACCCACTCAAACCGAGCCTGAACCAGTTAAAACATGGCTTCAAATCGGTCAAACCCGACTATTTCCCCTTACAAAACAAATTGGAACCTGAATCACATTCAGTAAAtcagaaaacaaataaaaaaagaaCTTAAATATGAAAAACTTACATCCTCTTTAGTTTGGAACAGAACTAACAGAAAGTTTGGTAACACTGCCTCCAGATAGTTTTTTCTTCGCAAAACTGCCTTGTTGCTGCCCTGTTCTCTTGTTGCTGCCCAGTTCTCTTGTTGCTGCCATGTTCTTTTCAGTGACCACACCTTACCCCCTGCCGCCTCCTGCCACAAACGATTTCATAAAAGTACTAGTTAGTATTATGCTAAATACAAAGAAAAATATACCGGTTGTACATGCTATGGGTGGGTTGAAAGATACGGTTCAGCCGTTTGATCCTTATAACGAGTCGGGACTAGGATGGACGTTTCATCGAGCAGAGAGCGGGCAGCTGATTCATGCACTCGGGAACTGTTTGTTCACGTATCGAGAGTATAAATCGAGCTGGAGGGGATTCAGAATAGGGGAATGATGCAGGATTTGAGTTGGGATAATGCTGCTCATCAGTATGAAGAAGTTCTTGTTACTGCTAAGTATAAATGGTGAAGCTTGTGGCTTGTATAGTTCAAAAGTGTAGTTATTCTAAAACATGATTCAATATTGTAGTTATTCTAAAACATGATATTAGAATATGCTTGAAATAATATTTTATGTTTTTCGAAAGTGCTCAGAAATTGGTATtctttaattatttaataaagtTTTAATTATATATAGTGTTAATAATGAAAGATAAAATTATTTACATAATACCAAAAACCAAACAGCTGGAATAGCTCAGTTGGTTAGAGCGTGTGGCTGTTAACCACAAGGTCGGAGGTTCAAGCCCTCCTTCGATCTATAAGACTATAACTCACCTTTGACGATTTAAATATATAAGTATAACTATTTTATTATATCTTTTAACACTTTCTTCAGTTATCCATTATATTTAAGCATTCGATCTATAAGACTATAACTCACCTTTGACGATTACATAAAAGTACTAGCTAGTAATATCGCACAAACGATCAAATTGGCCCACTTGACACAAACGTCGGAAATCGCAGTCATTGCTACTAGCGTTGGAAAGGAATCTATGCCGGTTTTACTTTGTGGAATGTCATTAATACCCTCGTCTCGTCAAAGAAGAAACATAGCAAGAGTATAAAACTAAACATAGCAAGAGTGTAAAACTACGTAAAATCTCATAACTAACTTACTTATGATAAAATCTCATAACTAACTTACATATGATAAAATCTTACTATTATAGCGCAAATCACTTACACGTTAATAGGCAATTAAAAAAGAACTCTAATTACACGCTTATATACCTTGTTGCTGCCCTGTTCTCTTGTTGTTGCCCAGTTCTCTTGTTGCTGCCATGTTCTCTTCAGTGACCACACCTTGCCCCCTGCTGCCTCCTGCCACAAATGATTACATAAAAGTACTAGTTAGTAATAAGCTAAATACAAAGAAAACAGCTTATATCTAACATTTTAACTGTAGAGACATTATATACATTACTAAAAGTATAGACATATATAGCATGCTTGGTACTGTATGAGCATCAGCAAGCAACCACTATAAGTTAAAACAACAATCATGCACGCAGTTCTCCAAGCAAACCATCTCAAAGTTGAATTAAAGTTATGCACTATAAGTTTAATCCAGATATCATCAAACCAAAAAACATAATCGATAATTCATTTACTCGCACTGTGTACGAATTCATAAATCATAACATCCATAAACCCTAAATCCTCACTCGAACAACCTATGTTTACAGTTTCTACAGTATGAAATAACTGTAAATCCATATAAGATATTTTCAAAATAACTGTATAAAATAACTGTAAAATAACCCTAAATCCTCACTCAAACAACCTAAATCCTCACTCGAACAACCTATGTTTACAGTTTCTACAGTTATCATATCGAAATCGAACACATGATGGATAAACAAATCAGTTAGGTTAACCTAAACCTAGAATATAACAGTGATTTAGTAATTACGAGCAGAAAATATGAAGAAATTAGGGCAGGAAATAGGGAGAATAAGAGACCACACCTTGCCCTCTGCCGCCTCCTGCCACAAAACCACGACATCTGCCGGCATCTGCTGTACTACGTGCCATGATATTACAAAAAATAGAATCAAATTAACCTTCAAATACCTTAGATCCGTGAAACGACGTGAAATCGAGAACAACTTCAATGTACCAGCAAAAGTGTGACAGAAATTGGTTAGAGGAACGATTAAGGAGTCATTGATCTAGGTTTTATGCAGAACAACTGGTGAATCTTCGGTGATGCGGAGGAACGATTGGGGAATCGCCCATTCGCCTATCTAGGGCAGAGTCAAAGATTGGGGGAATTAGGAGCGGGATATGAAAAATTTAAAGggattatttatattttaaagAGATTGTGGGattatttataaaaatttaaaacatgAAAGAAAGCTTTTCAGTATTATAACTTGGTATTTATAAAGGTGCAATGCACGATATTACTTCATCAACATTAATAAAGTTTTAAATACACTATATAGGGTTATGGTTGAAATATCGTGTCACATATATGAGTTCCAATTTAAATTGGGCTTAATCTTAGCCCACATATAATTGCACCATGTCGATTTATTTATGGGCTCTCTATATAATTTGCAAATTCTCCCTTAAATAAAGTCTAAGTGGTCTCTGGGCTTATCACATTTGCAAATTACAAGCCCAAAGGCTTATCACTCCCCTCTGCCTTAAAATTGTCATCCAACCCAGTGGAGTgtgacttctgttgacttttcgGTCAGCATTGACCAAAAAAGTCAACACTTTTTTTCCCAGCttccaaaaaaaaataatttttaagcCCATGTATACTGTCTAAACTTTGGACCTAGGAATGCTTACCAATAGAAGATAGCAAACCAAACAGTTGTATCCAGTGCATTGTAGCAGTTTTCTTTATGCTCTCACTCATATGTCATATGGTAACATAGTAGAATTCCAACTTTGAGTGTATAATTCATGTTGTTTTGGAGTGTTTTCCTGCATTGACTTCTCATACTTCAAGTGTTGACTTTTGACTGCATTGACTTCTAGTTGACTGTGGCCCACTTTTTAGAAGGTTTGATCAAATCCAGATCATCAAAATCCAGATATACTCTACGTTAACTTCCATGATCTGGTCCTTCATCCCTTGTCCAAATTTTACCTTCAGATAACTAATTAACATGCTCCTCCCTTTACCATATTCATAGCAAATTTTGACCCAATAACTCCCTAAACATGACCACTTACCACAAGCATTTGACTTCTAATTTATTTTACCGTTAACTTCAGTTGACCTGCAGAATAGGAATATGACCCACGATATTCAAGATATGTTCCTAATAACAATTTAATTAAATTTCAAGTCTTCCACAATAAACTGCTAAATTGACTTGTACCCCAAAACCCATCATTCGTGACCCTCTAACCTGCCCGTGTGACTCATGAATAAACCGATTAACCCAACGGTTTAAAAGAACCTATTTTGATCAAACTTCTATACATAAATATGCAAATACAAAACTAGTAACAATTTGATTGCTCTTGTGATGTAGACTAGAAAATGTCAAATGTTGCTGCATTTGACTTCCCAGAGTTGACTTTTGACTTTTCTGCCGATTGTAAAGTTTCATAGGCTAGAAAGTGTCATTATTGATTTATTGATATCAGGGTAAAAAAACTATTCAACTTTTCATACCAGTTAACTAGTTTAATGGATAAAGTTTCATAGGCTAGAAAGTGGCTTCATAGTATCTTGCAGTTAATTACCAATAAGCGGCATTTGACCCATTTGACAAACTTACAGCCAAAACAAACTTGCAGTCAAGTGATCCGTTTGATGATTAACCTGACCCACTAAACAAACTTGCAGTCAAGTGACCCGTTTGACGATTAACCTGACCCATTAAACAAACTTGCAGCCTATAGATGACCATTACAAAACTGACCCAATAAAAAAAACTTGCAGTCAAGTGACCCGTTTGACGATTAAACTGACCCATTAAACAAACTTGCAGCCTATAGATGACCATTACAAAACTGGCCCATTAAACAAACTTGCAGGCAAGTGACCCGTTTGACGATTAACCTGACCCATTAAACAAACTGGCAGTCACGTGACCCGTTTGACGATTAACCTGACCCATTAAACAAACTTGCAGCCAAAACAGGCATTTGTGTAGCCTTTGACCCATTTGACGATTACAAAACAAGTGGCATTTGCAGGAATTATAAAATAAACTTCATGAAAGTGTAGAAACTAAACTGCAAGCAACTATAATATACCATACCATTAAACTGTAAAGAGTAAACTACCATgttcaaagtcaaaatcaaaCCAAATTTCAGCAACAAAGTCAAAATTAAACAAAAGTCAAAATTAACAAACACTACATGTTAAATCAAACAAACTAACCACTGTATATAATAAACAAACCCGTCACTCTAAATCTTCATCGTCAAAATTAAGCAAGATGTGGAAATCCTCGTCAGCTAAAGTTGTGGCTTCAAactcaactttttcatcattaTCGCCATCCGTATCCTCCACTTCAAACTCAACTTTTTCTATTTTTTCTTGTATCTACGGTCgcaacttttgttttttttatatatttctcgTATTTCTGACCGTTTTATACGGTCGCAACTTTcgttcttttgtttttttttatttgcgATTGCTTTAAACGGTCGTAACATTTGCTATTTTTTATTCTTCTCGTATTTGCGACTGTTTTCCGACCACAAAAATATGGCCACAAAATTTGCCACCGTTTTGCGATCGAATATGG
This genomic interval carries:
- the LOC110912466 gene encoding uncharacterized protein LOC110912466 isoform X2; the encoded protein is MARSTADAGRCRGFVAGGGRGQAGGKVWSLKRTWQQQENWATTREQGSNKEAAGGKVWSLKRTWQQQENWAATREQGSNKAVLRRKNYLEAVLPNFLLVLFQTKEDVKYEGYLLEKYGEESSQHRELDKELWYRASGGKKRGKVYGLSNLKNDFNV
- the LOC110912466 gene encoding uncharacterized protein LOC110912466 isoform X4, yielding MPADVVVLWQEAAEGKEAAGGKVWSLKRTWQQQENWATTREQGSNKEAAGGKVWSLKRTWQQQENWAATREQGSNKAVLRRKNYLEAVLPNFLLVLFQTKEDVKYEGYLLEKYGEESSQHRELDKELWYRASGGKKRGKVYGLSNLKNDFNV
- the LOC110912466 gene encoding uncharacterized protein LOC110912466 isoform X1 — protein: MARSTADAGRCRGFVAGGGRGQAGGKVWSLKRTWQQQENWATTREQGSNKEAAGGKVWSLKRTWQQQENWAATREQGSNKAVLRRKNYLEAVLPNFLLVLFQTKEDVKYEGYLLEKYGEESSQHRELDKELWYRASGGKKRDRKVERDYCGIGGGKRER
- the LOC110912466 gene encoding uncharacterized protein LOC110912466 isoform X3, coding for MPADVVVLWQEAAEGKEAAGGKVWSLKRTWQQQENWATTREQGSNKEAAGGKVWSLKRTWQQQENWAATREQGSNKAVLRRKNYLEAVLPNFLLVLFQTKEDVKYEGYLLEKYGEESSQHRELDKELWYRASGGKKRDRKVERDYCGIGGGKRER
- the LOC110912466 gene encoding uncharacterized protein LOC110912466 isoform X5, which gives rise to MPADVVVLWQEAAEGKEAAGGKVWSLKRTWQQQENWAATREQGSNKAVLRRKNYLEAVLPNFLLVLFQTKEDVKYEGYLLEKYGEESSQHRELDKELWYRASGGKKRDRKVERDYCGIGGGKRER